The nucleotide window CTGCTGTTGCTGGTCGAAGCCGAGGGTGCGGCCGCCGCTGCTCCGGCTCCCGCCGCCGCCGCGCCGGCACCGGCGCCTGCCGCTGCTGCCGCGCCGGCTCCAGCGCCAGCGCCGGCCGCCGCTCCGGCAGCCGCCGCCGGCCCGGTCGACGTCAAGGTGCCGGACATCGGCGACTTCAAGGAAGTCGAAGTCATCGAGCTGATGGTCAAGGTGGGCGACACGATCAAGAAGGACCAGTCGCTGATCACCGTGGAGTCCGACAAGGCCTCGATGGAAATCCCGTCGTCGCACGACGGCGTGGTCAAGGAAATCAAGGTCAAGGTCGGCGACAAGGTGGCCGAGGGTTCGCTGGTGCTGGTGGTGGAATCGACCGGCGGCTCGGCTGCTCCTGCCGCCGCCGCTCCCGCGCCTGCCGCTGCTGCTGCTGCTCCGGCACCTGCCGCTGCTGCTCCAGCACCTGCTCCTGCCGCTGCTCCTGCACCGGCGCCTGCCGCCGCTCCGGCAGCCCCGGCGGTATCGGGCAAGCTGGCCCACGCATCGCCGTCGGTCCGCAAGTTCGCCCGCGAACTGGGCGTGGACGTGGCGAAGGTGCCGGGCACCGGTCCGAAAGGCCGCATCACCCAGCAGGACGTGCAGAACTACGTGAAGGGCGTGATTGCCGGCGCGGCTGCCGCGCCGACCGCGGCTCCGGCCGCGGCTGGTGGCGGTGGTGCGGGCCTGAACCTGCTGCCATGGCCGTCGCTGGACTTCTCGAAGTTCGGCGAAACGGAACTGCAGCCGCTGCCGCGCATCAAGAAGATCTCCGGCCCGAACCTGCACCGCAACTGGGTGATGATCCCGCACGTGACGCAGTTCGAGGATGCGGATATCACCGACCTGGAAGCGTTCCGTGTCGAGACTAACAACGCCAACGCGAAGAACAAGGATGCCGCCAAGCTGACGATGCTGGCCTTCGTCATCAAGGCATCGGCCGCGGCGCTGAAGAAATACCCGGCGTTCAATTCCTCGCTGGACGCGAAGGGCGAGAACCTGATCCTGAAGAAGTACTACAACATCGGCTTCGCCGCCGACACGCCGCAAGGCCTGGTGGTACCGGTGGTGAAGAATGCCGACCAGAAGAGCGTGTCGCAGATCGCCCGCGAAATGACGGAACTGTCGCTGGCGGCGCGCGAAGGCAAGCTGAAGCCGGCCGACATGCAGGGTGCCACGTTCACCATCTCGTCGCTGGGCGGTATCGGCGGCTCGCACTTCACCCCGATCGTGAATGCGCCGGAAGTGGCGATCCTCGGCCTGTCGAAGGCTTCGATGAAGCCGGTGTGGGACGGCAAGCAGTTCGTGCCGCGCCTGATGATGACGCTGTCGCTGTCGTACGACCACCGCGTGGTCGACGGCGCGTCCGGTGCCCGCTTCGCAGTCTACCTGGCAGAAGTGCTGGGCGACATGCGCAAAGTGCTGCTGTAAGGAGCCCGCTACATGAGCATCGTTGAGGTAAAAGTACCGAATATCGGCGACTTCAAGGAAGTCGAAGTCATCGAGGTGATCGTCAAGGTGGGCGACACCATCAAGGTCGACCAGTCGATCGCCACCGTGGAATCGGACAAGGCATCCATGGAGATCCCGGCCACGCACGCCGGCGTCGTCAAGGAGCTGAAGTTCAAGGTGGGCGACAAGGTGAGCGAAGGTTCGCTGCTGCTGTTGCTGGAGGAAGCCGCGGGTGCTGCTGCTCCTGCTGCTGCACCGGCACCGGCTGGCGTTCCCGCAGCGCCGGTTGCCACGCCTGCCGAAAAAGGAGAGGCCCCGGGCCAGGCGGCACCGGTGTACGGCGGCCCTGCCGTGCCGGCACCGGCCGCGGCACCGGCATCGTCCGGTCCCGCGCCGGCAGCCGGTTCGTACTCCGGCAATGTCGACATCCAGTGCGACATGATGGTGCTGGGCGGCGGCCCCGGCGGCTACTCGGCCGCATTCCGTGCCGCCGACCTGGGCCAGAACACCGTGATCGTCGAGCGCTATGCGACGCTGGGCGGCGTGTGCCTGAACGTGGGCTGCATCCCGTCGAAGGCGCTGCTGCACCTGGCTTCCGTGATCGACGAGACGGCCCACCTGGGCAAGCATGGCGTGAAGTTCGCCCGGCCGGAAGTCGACATCGACGAAGTGCGCAAGTACAAGGAAGGCGTGATCTCGAAGATGACCGGCGGCCTGTCCGGCATGGCCAAGGCGCGCAAGGTGCAGGTGGTGCAGGGCGTTGGCCAGTTCGTCAGCCCGAACCACATCGAGGTCACCGGCGCCGATGGCGTCAAGAAGGTCGTGCAGTTCAAGCAG belongs to Pseudoduganella albidiflava and includes:
- the aceF gene encoding dihydrolipoyllysine-residue acetyltransferase yields the protein MSIVEVKVPDIGDFKEVEVIELMVKVGDTIKVDQSLITVESDKASMEIPSSSAGVIKEIKVKVGDKVAEGSLLLLVEAEGAAAAAPAPAAAAPAPAPAAAAAPAPAPAPAAAPAAAAGPVDVKVPDIGDFKEVEVIELMVKVGDTIKKDQSLITVESDKASMEIPSSHDGVVKEIKVKVGDKVAEGSLVLVVESTGGSAAPAAAAPAPAAAAAAPAPAAAAPAPAPAAAPAPAPAAAPAAPAVSGKLAHASPSVRKFARELGVDVAKVPGTGPKGRITQQDVQNYVKGVIAGAAAAPTAAPAAAGGGGAGLNLLPWPSLDFSKFGETELQPLPRIKKISGPNLHRNWVMIPHVTQFEDADITDLEAFRVETNNANAKNKDAAKLTMLAFVIKASAAALKKYPAFNSSLDAKGENLILKKYYNIGFAADTPQGLVVPVVKNADQKSVSQIAREMTELSLAAREGKLKPADMQGATFTISSLGGIGGSHFTPIVNAPEVAILGLSKASMKPVWDGKQFVPRLMMTLSLSYDHRVVDGASGARFAVYLAEVLGDMRKVLL